Proteins encoded in a region of the Zea mays cultivar B73 chromosome 2, Zm-B73-REFERENCE-NAM-5.0, whole genome shotgun sequence genome:
- the LOC103647493 gene encoding patatin-like protein 2 → MEKGKHIQPPTYGNLVTILSIDGGGIRGIIPAVVLTFLESELQKLDGEEARLADYFDVIAGTSTGGLVTSMLVAPNNTNRPLFAAKDIQAFYMNHAPKIFPQQRGPFGRVMRIFRSLSGPSYDGKYLHDVVRKKLGITRLHETLTDVVIPTFDIKRLQPIIFSSYEVKNEKYNTMDALLSDICISTSAAPTYLPAHYFKTEDCHGNTKEFHLIDGGVAANNPALVAIGEVTKQIFKENPDFFPIKPMDYGRFLVISLGTGSAKFEANYNAQTAKSWGLLGWLLGSGSTPLVDIFTQASADMVDIHISAVFKALHSEQNYLRIQDDTLQGTLSSVDVATKENMEKLARVGDMLLKKPVSQANLETGHMVPACHRAEMTNEEALKRFAKLLSDERRLRKARSPK, encoded by the exons ATGGAGAAAGGAAAACACATCCAGCCACCAACTTATGGCAACCTTGTAACTATTCTTTCTATCGATGGTGGAGGGATTCGAGGAATCATTCCAGCTGTTGTTCTCACCTTTCTGGAATCAGAGTTGCAG AAACTCGATGGAGAGGAAGCCAGGTTAGCAGATTACTTTGATGTCATTGCTGGAACAAGCACAGGGGGGCTTGTGACCTCAATGCTGGTTGCACCAAACAACACAAACAGGCCACTTTTTGCAGCCAAGGATATTCAAGCATTTTATATGAACCATGCTCCCAAGATTTTCCCACAGCAGAG ggGTCCATTTGGTAGGGTAATGAGGATATTCCGATCACTGTCAGGACCTTCCTATGATGGTAAGTACCTTCATGATGTTGTCAGAAAGAAGCTAGGAATCACCAGGCTGCATGAGACTTTAACAGATGTTGTAATACCAACTTTCGACATCAAGCGGCTACAACCTATTATTTTCTCATCTTATGAG GTTAAGAATGAGAAGTACAACACAATGGATGCTCTACTATCAGATATTTGTATCAGCACATCTGCTGCTCCAACTTATCTTCCTGCGCACTACTTCAAGACAGAAGATTGCCATGGAAACACCAAGGAGTTCCATCTTATTGATGGAGGAGTGGCTGCCAATAACCCG GCTTTAGTTGCCATTGGAGAAGTAACCAAGCAGATATTCAAGGAAAACCCAGATTTTTTCCCAATAAAACCTATGGATTATGGCCGGTTTCTGGTCATCTCACTAGGCACAGGCTCAGCAAAGTTTGAAGCAAACTACAATGCACAAACGGCTAAATCATGGGGACTGTTGGGTTGGTTGCTTGGCAGTGGATCCACTCCCTTGGTAGATATTTTCACACAAGCAAGTGCAGATATGGTGGATATCCATATCTCTGCTGTTTTCAAAGCATTACATTCTGAGCAAAACTATCTGAGGATTCAG GATGATACTCTGCAAGGGACGCTGTCCTCGGTTGATGTTGCAACCAAGGAAAATATGGAGAAGCTTGCCAGAGTTGGAGATATGCTCCTAAAGAAACCTGTCTCACAGGCGAACTTGGAAACTGGCCATATGGTGCCTGCTTGTCATAGGGCAGAGATGACCAATGAAGAAGCTCTAAAGAG GTTTGCGAAGCTGCTGTCTGATGAAAGGCGACTTCGCAAGGCAAGATCGCCAAAATGA